The following proteins are co-located in the Peromyscus maniculatus bairdii isolate BWxNUB_F1_BW_parent chromosome 23, HU_Pman_BW_mat_3.1, whole genome shotgun sequence genome:
- the Gnb2 gene encoding guanine nucleotide-binding protein G(I)/G(S)/G(T) subunit beta-2: MSELEQLRQEAEQLRNQIRDARKACGDSTLTQITAGLDPVGRIQMRTRRTLRGHLAKIYAMHWGTDSRLLVSASQDGKLIIWDSYTTNKVHAIPLRSSWVMTCAYAPSGNFVACGGLDNICSIYSLKTREGNVRVSRELPGHTGYLSCCRFLDDNQIITSSGDTTCALWDIETGQQTVGFAGHSGDVMSLSLAPDGRTFVSGACDASIKLWDVRDSMCRQTFIGHESDINAVAFFPNGYAFTTGSDDATCRLFDLRADQELLMYSHDNIICGITSVAFSRSGRLLLAGYDDFNCNIWDAMKGDRAGVLAGHDNRVSCLGVTDDGMAVATGSWDSFLKIWN, encoded by the exons ATGAGTGAGCTGGAGCAACTGAGACAGGAGGCCGAGCAGCTCCGGAACCAGATCCGG GACGCCAGAAAAGCATGCGGGGATTCCACACTGACCCAG ATCACAGCTGGGCTGGACCCAGTGGGGAGAATTCAGATGAGAACACGGAGGACCCTCCGTGGACACCTGGCAAAAATCTATGCCATGCACTGGGGGACAGACTCAAG GCTGCTGGTCAGCGCCTCCCAGGATGGAAAGCTCATCATATGGGACAGCTACACCACCAACAAG GTCCACGCTATCCCTCTGCGCTCCTCCTGGGTCATGACCTGTGCCTACGCCCCGTCTGGGAACTTTGTAGCCTGTGGGGGTTTGGACAACATCTGCTCCATCTATAGCCTCAAGACCCGAGAGGGCAACGTCAGGGTCAGCAGAGAACTGCCTGGCCACACTG GGTACCTTTCATGCTGCCGCTTCCTGGACGACAACCAAATCATCACCAGCTCTGGGGATACCACCTG TGCCCTGTGGGACATTGAGACAGGCCAGCAGACGGTGGGTTTTGCTGGACACAGTGGGGATGTGATGTCCCTGTCACTGGCCCCCGATGGCCGTACCTTTGTGTCAGGCGCCTGTGACGCCTCCATCAAGCTGTGGGATGTTCGGGATTCCATGTGCCGACAGACATTCATAGGTCATGAATCTGACATCAATGCCGTGGCT TTCTTCCCCAATGGTTATGCCTTCACCACGGGATCAGATGACGCCACATGTCGCCTGTTTGACCTGCGGGCCGATCAGGAGCTGCTCATGTATTCCCATGACAACATCATCTGCGGCATCACCTCGGTTGCCTTCTCGCGCAGTGGACGGCTGCTGCTCGCGGGCTATGACGACTTCAACTGCAACATCTGGGATGCCATGAAGGGTGACCGTGCAG GTGTCCTCGCTGGCCACGATAACCGTGTGAGCTGCCTTGGGGTCACAGATGATGGGATGGCTGTGGCCACAGGCTCCTGGGACTCCTTCCTCAAGATCTGGAACTAA